TTGCATCTGGAACTTACCAAAGTGCTGTACTTGCAAAAAATGATTTTGATGCTAATATAACTATATTTGATACTTTCAATCTTTCTATAGGTTCTGGTCAATTAGTTATAAAAGCTTGTGAAATGGTCGAAAAAGGATTATCTGTTGATGAAATAGTAAAAAACTTAGAAAACCTTAAAAACGACATAGAAGTTATATTCTCTGTTGATACATTAGAGTACTTAAAAAAGGGTGGTAGAATATCATCTACTAAGGCAGCTCTTGGAAGTTTACTTAATATAAAGCCAATACTTACTATCAAAGATGGTTTAGTTGTTCAAAAATCCCAAGTAAGAGGTAAAAAACAAATATTCACTACCTTAGTAAATTCTTTAGTTGAAAAGTATGGAGATGACTTAACTAATAGAACTATTTTCCTTGGATATGGAGATAATAAAGAAGATTTAAAAACACTAAGAGAAACTTTATTAAATCAAGCTAAAGTTAAAAATGTTTATGATGTTAATATAGGATGTGTTGTCTGTTCTCACTCTGGCCCTAGAGTAATAGGAATATCTTGTATGTAATCTAAATTTCACTTTGCTTAAACGGTGTATCGGCAAGCTATCTTTTTTCATCCGTTGCTCAAAATATTATTTATAATAAAAAGTAGCTTACAATTAATAAGCTACTTTTTATTATTTGCTAAAATATATTTTATATTAATATTCTATATTATTTTAATACATAGATAGTAATATTTTTTACTCCCCACTCGTTGCACTTTGCTTCACTAGACATAAATATATCTATTCTATTTCCTTTTATAGCACTTCCACAATCTTCAGCTGTAAACACATTATCAAACTCAGGTATATAAACTTTTGAACCATAAGGTATTACACTTGGATCAACCGCTATAGTCGTACCTTCTATAGGTACAATCCCTGTAGATGTTATAGTATCTCCCGCATAAGCTGTAGCCTTAACATCTAAGCTTATTATATTGCTTTCATCAATATTAGAAACATCTACAATTTTATTACCAGTAGTTATATATTTTGTATAGACATATCCTACTGTATCATTTATTTTTATCTTACTCCAATCATCTTCACAACTTAATATAGTTACGCTAGTGTTTTTATCTAATACTTTATATATATCTGAATTTGTTGATGCTTCTTTACG
The Romboutsia ilealis genome window above contains:
- a CDS encoding DegV family protein; protein product: MIKILCDSITDLPIEIIKKYNIDIVPLTVIFNEKEYLDGVDITTTKFYKMLKENGTMPKTSQATYAQFVKFFEKYKDDEILYLAGSSVASGTYQSAVLAKNDFDANITIFDTFNLSIGSGQLVIKACEMVEKGLSVDEIVKNLENLKNDIEVIFSVDTLEYLKKGGRISSTKAALGSLLNIKPILTIKDGLVVQKSQVRGKKQIFTTLVNSLVEKYGDDLTNRTIFLGYGDNKEDLKTLRETLLNQAKVKNVYDVNIGCVVCSHSGPRVIGISCM
- a CDS encoding 3D domain-containing protein; translation: MKIKLIMSTLAITFMLGFNTLAFANTTSDKGSTENSNQQKLTYNNGYVNSDSVNFRKEASTNSDIYKVLDKNTSVTILSCEDDWSKIKINDTVGYVYTKYITTGNKIVDVSNIDESNIISLDVKATAYAGDTITSTGIVPIEGTTIAVDPSVIPYGSKVYIPEFDNVFTAEDCGSAIKGNRIDIFMSSEAKCNEWGVKNITIYVLK